The Curtobacterium poinsettiae DNA segment GAACGCTCGGCGCGGATCGCGCTGAGCGTGTCGCCCTCCAGGAACTCCATCACGAGCACGCGCCGGCCCGACAGGTCCGGGTAGGGATCCGGGAACCGGACCTCGTCCGGTCGCGCGCTGCGGGCCTGGGCCGCTCGCAGCGCCGTGAGGTTGCGGAGCTCGGAGACGAAGTCGACCTGCCTGATCAGGTCGTCCGCGTACTGGCCCGCGATGTCCTGCACGCCGACCTGTCGCGCCTCGGTCGACCACCGGGCCATGAACCGGACGACCCGCAGTGCGATGTCCACGTCGCGGCGCACCGCGGCGTCGATCCCCGGCCGCTGCACCTTGACGGCGACCGCGGTGCCGTCGGGCAGCCGGGCGCGGTGCACCTGCGCGATGGACGCCGCTGCGACGGGCACCGGGTCGAAGGTCGCGAAGACCTGGTCGACCGGGGCGCCGAGCTCCCGCTCGAGGAGCGCACGGACCTCGTCCGCCGGTGCCGCCGTGACGTTCCGCTGCAGGTGTGCGAGTCCCTCGGTCCACTCCTCGGGCAACAGGTCGTCTCGGGTGGAGAGCAGCTGGCCCATCTTCACGAACCCGCCACCGGCTTCCTCGAGCGCCCGGCGCAGGTGCTCGGCCTGGTCGCGACGCAGCACCGCGGTGGCCGGGTCGTGCGAGAAGTCGAGACGACGGAACGGCACCAGGTGGTGGCGGCGGGCGATCGAGAGGAGTTCGGTGAAGCGCCGACCACGGGAGCGCAGGGTGCCGGTGTCGGCGTCGCGCGGGCCGGAGAGGTCGCTCAGTCGGGGTGGGGTGGGCACGCCCGCCAGTCTGCTCCCCGGTGCTGTGGCCCCGCTCCCGGCCGGCTGCGTCGCGTCGTCCTCCTGTTCCTCCACAGCCTGGAGGCGCGGTGCGGCCTCCACAGGTCGGCCGGCGCCCGGCCACCGGGCGCGTTCCCTGCGCCACGCTGCCGGCATGGAGACAGCACTGGTCGCGGCGTGCATCGCCGCAGGGGCGGCGATCGTGGCGGCCGTGGTCAGCTGGTTCGGGGCGTTCCAGAACCGCCGCGCCGCGGACCGCGACCAGGCCCGGAGGCGACTCACCTGGGCGCCGCGGGCCGATCGCTCCCAGGCGGAACACAACATTTCAAGAGCTGTCCTCGAACGGCTCATGACCGTACGGTGGGCGTCGAAGTCCGACCAGGACCTCGCACGTCGCGCCCTGCGTCGACACGTCCGCTCCGACCCCAGGATGGAGGATCCCTGATGCACCTGTTCGCACCGCTGCCGGACCGGCCGGCCTGCAAGATCGACGGCACACCCGAAGACGACGCCGCAGTCGACGCGTGGTCGGAGGGCGCGACGGTCGACGAATGGCTCGAGTCCGAACGGACGGGCGTCGTCACCCTGTCGATGCGCGTGAAGTGGTGGTGGCGCCGGACCAGGCGGGTCCTGCGCTGACCCGTCGGGTCAGACGCCGACCTCCTGGTAGGCGGTGAAGAGCAGGTGGTCCTCAGGGCCCTCGAGCACGACGGGCTTGCCGACGCCGTCCAGGATGATGAACCGCAGCATGCCGGCACGCGCCTTCTTGTCGCGACGCATCGTGGCGAGCAGCCCCTGCCACCGTCCGACACCGTACGAGGTCGGCAGGTCGAGCGACTCGAGGATTGCCCGGTGCCGGTCGACCGTGGCGTCGTCCAGGTGCCCGGTGAGTCGGGCGAGTTCGGCGGCGAACACCATGCCGACCGACACCGCCGCCCCGTGGCGCCACTGGTACCGCTCGGCGTGCTCGATCGCGTGCCCGAGGGTGTGCCCGTAGTTCAGGATCTCGCGTCGGCCCTGCTCCGTGAAGTCGTCCGAGACGACCTCGGCCTTGAGCGCGATGGCGAGCTCGACGACCCGGCGGAACTCCGGCGTCGTCGGGTCGGTGACCCGGTCGACGTCCGCCTCGACGATGTCCAGGATCTCGGGCACGGCGATGAACCCGGCCTTCACGATCTCCGCGAACCCGGTCAGGATCTCGTTGCGGGGCAGCGTCCGGGCGAGGTCGAGGTCCACGACGACGGCGCGGGGGGCGAAGAAGGCGCCGACCAGGTTCTTGCCCTCGTTCGTGTTGATGCCCGTCTTCCCGCCGACGCTGGCGTCCACCATGCCGAGCACGCTCGTCGGGACGGCCACGTACGGCACACCGCGCAGCCAGGTCGCGGCGACGAAGCCGGCCAGGTCGGTGACGGCACCGCCACCGAGGCCGATGACCGCGTCGGTGCGGGTGAAGTCGGCCTGCCCCATGATCTGCCAGCAGAACGCCGCGACCTCGACGCGCTTGGCGCCCTCGGCGTCGGGGACCTCGGCGATCAGGGCCTCGAGCCCGGCCTCGACCAGCAGCGCACGGAGCTCGTTCGCCCGGGCACCGAGCGTCGGCGAGTGCACGATGAGGACCT contains these protein-coding regions:
- the aroB gene encoding 3-dehydroquinate synthase, whose translation is MTESTLPAGTTEIRVGGDDGYTVAVGTGLLGALPAILGPRVAKVLIVHSPTLGARANELRALLVEAGLEALIAEVPDAEGAKRVEVAAFCWQIMGQADFTRTDAVIGLGGGAVTDLAGFVAATWLRGVPYVAVPTSVLGMVDASVGGKTGINTNEGKNLVGAFFAPRAVVVDLDLARTLPRNEILTGFAEIVKAGFIAVPEILDIVEADVDRVTDPTTPEFRRVVELAIALKAEVVSDDFTEQGRREILNYGHTLGHAIEHAERYQWRHGAAVSVGMVFAAELARLTGHLDDATVDRHRAILESLDLPTSYGVGRWQGLLATMRRDKKARAGMLRFIILDGVGKPVVLEGPEDHLLFTAYQEVGV